The Anopheles maculipalpis chromosome 3RL, idAnoMacuDA_375_x, whole genome shotgun sequence genomic sequence TTGTCCAAATTTTGATTTACTGAACTAGTTTATGTATAATTCTAGCATGCAATTAATTCTTTTAtaggacaatacggcactggaccgtaataatcaattataaattaaaattcttttataGAATTTATGGGAGTACACATTTCAAGATAACAAACGATACAAATTGTGCTAGAAAATTAAGTCATGGATTGAAAAGTTCCAGGAAAAAACGTTAATCGTCTCAATGGAATAACAATTAAGATGGTTGTTATGATATACCTATAGCGTATTACCAATCCCTTATCATACTTTTCACTTCTTATCacttagcaaacaaacacgtGAACGGTAATGTACGATAACCACTGCGAACGTTTCGGATGCAACATCATACTTATCTCCCTGGGGCTAACGATTGTGTTTAGAGGGGTTGACtttttttggtaatttattttatattcaatTCTGCCACGGATACGAAAACACACCTTTTCACCGCTTTACCCACCGAATAGATTGCCTTACAAACTACTAACCTAGTAGACAGTGTGTTCTTGCCATCTTATTGTGTCCACATTACGGGaataaaacatgtttttttgaatatttagtCATCTTGCTTGATTTCTTGTGTAAAGGGGAAAACAtgttgagtatttttttcataagcaatgtaaaattaaaaaagaaattaacatTTGGTAAAAAGAAGTGAATAAGTCGCTATTGTTAAGGAAATATTCAAAGTAACGATGCTCCAATTACCAgaaataatcatttttttgGTCAATACCAAATAAAGatgagtaaacaaaaacaaaaaaaagcgaacaaatACAGCACatgtaacaaaataaaataaagaaacatctCTGTACTACATGGGTAAACACGGAATAAATGCCAACCGGTGTGGCTTATTTAACAAAGTCCGGATTTGGCTCAATCTTGTTGGCAAACTGTAGGTGATTATCGatgatttgaaacatttcctgTGGCGCAGGAAACCGGCCCGTTTCTAGTTTCGACCACACAGGCACATCGTTCAGTGTTATCTCGAATGCGCCGGATGATATGAGCTAGGCGCAGTTAtggagaaggaaagaaatatgATACGATCGGTTGcaggttttgtttgctatgGTGTTCCTCCACCGGGGTTAGCCTTAGCCTATACTTAACTTACCTGTGCTTCCAGTGTATTACCCAGGAAGAAAATCATCATCGATGCATACAGTTTGTTGTTAAAGCACCATCGCCACCAGCCGGCAAACGGATTGCCAATGTAGCGACCGATGTCGTAGTTCGACATGAGTGCCGCGATCAGCAGTAGCTTCGTCACTAGCAGCACCTTCGATAGCAGCATATTAAACCCGGACGGATCATAGTTACCGCCCCGGATCGTTATTTCCGGATACTTCTCACGGATGATGTTGTAGTAGTCATCGAAGGCCTTACGATACCCGCAAGAATAGCTGAGAACGAAGAAAGTTTGCGAAGCATTAGCACGGCTACATCGATCGATCAGCTGCTGAACGGGCTTACCAGTACAGGAACGTCATCGTTGCGCCGTACCCGCCAACATCCTGGCTGAACTTGGTAAGTGGTATTTCTTTTTCGCCCTCCACGAGACTCACGGCCAGACCGGCCAACAGTATCGCTGTCAGGAGCTTAAAATGTGACCGCACCAGGGAACGCAACATTGTAAACAGCCTACGTTTGTGATGTCTAGCAACGGGAGGGTGGTAGGTGAACGCCTAAGAACACAACAGACTTAGTATTCTAATTAGTTTAGTAGAATGCGGCCCGCAGAAAATGATACGAGAAAGCAGACTTgaattaacctttttttgcttgctttgcttttgtcgtttttttttttatttatccgtGATAGCTCGAGCTGTCACAAATTTGACGTCTTGCTGACATGTGTATCTCTAAAGCAGTGTCTACACGGTGCTCCATGTTTGAAATTGAAGTTTACcagtttattgttatttttaaataacaaatttcTCCCTTTTCATGTATTATCACCTTTTTCTTACCTTTTTCTTACTAAAACATCACTAAAATCACATGCGAGTTTCGGTCAGCATTGCTGGCATCcttacataattttttttttttcattaatgcTCAATAATCAGCGTATTGAATGGGAGAACGGTTTGGGTGGGTTTCGATACCATTCCCTTGGAATTATAGTAATTccattataattataattataattataatggAATTATTCCCTTGGGCATAGcaattataataataacacAAAGCGCGACTAActgttttgtagtttttattAAGCGAATAAAATTCGTTTACATATTCGTTTCAAtggtttttcggttttgttgttctcTAACTTACTAAAGCTGATGCTGCTGACGATAGAGTACGCTGGTACGGCAGTATCATCTCACAGGCATGTTACAAGAATGTTacaaagggggaaaaaatggtacGTTAGCggtacagaaaacaaaactaaagaaTGAGGCACAGTTGGGAACTCCGATACACCACAGGAACACAGGATAACTGGGAACAATAGGGAACAGTAGGTCGCATTTGTTGGTAATATACGTTCTCTGACTCGGCGTTGGTTtttatgaacttttttttgcttggcagtttgttttgttagaaCACAACAGTTACTACTACATCCGGCTATTCGTCTCTCTGAACACTGACTCGCTCCTTTTACCGGATGTAACGCGAAAAAAGATGGAGGAAACTTATTAATGACAATCTAACCCTGTTGCGTAAATTCAGCGAACGCTAATGGCACATACACTCGCTTGCACATCCGGAAAGCGATCAAACGTTTCCTACTCTGCTAGCCCTTCACCTCACTAGCCCTGGTAGTTGCGGTTGCGGTTGCGCTGTCTGCCAGGTGACACTCGTCTCCTGGGAACCGCTGGTGGCAGTGGAGCCGGCGGATACAGAGGGCGCGTCACCGTGGCCGTCTCTGGTCTGCGCAGAGCCGACGCAGTTATCGAACTGCCACCGTGCAGTGCCCGCATAATGCCGGCCTTTCGACGACATACGATGCATCTGAAAATTGAGATGAATGGGAAGAGTTTGCCTTAGAGTCCTTACATATCTTGGTGCGGCTCGAAAGCTATATGCGCACTTACCGACTAACTTTGCTGGTCTGATGTGCTTTGAGTGTCATCTGCTGCGGCCTGTTGAACTGCATGTCATCTTCGATGATCGTCAACCAGAAGGAGGAAATGCCGTCGTAGAAGTTGCAGGTACCATGTCCGTGGCACTCGATGACCGGTTGTGGTCGGAACTCTTCCATGCACGATCCGGGCGACACAAAGTCCTGCCCGAAACCTCCCGAGTTGTCCGATGTGTGCTGAACGGAAAGGGCAGATTATTTCGAATTCCTAAATGTCCCTTGTGAGGCAATAAACTTACCATTGCATAACTGTATCCGAGCCATAACTCTTCCCATCCTTCGGGACAGTCCGGAATGGACATCGATTGGCTGTGCAGTGCCATCACGCGCGTGTTAGACTCACAAACGCTGCAACGCGAGATGTACCGTTCGACCTGGTCCGCCGGTATCGGTGCCATCGACATTGGCATCGGTTCGGGTGTGGCCAACCATATCGTATCGTCATTATTCGAAGCGTAATTGCACACGTTGTTAATATCACAGAACATGAACGGCATTGTGCTGAACCGCCGCAGACACGAGCCGGCAGTACCAAGGTCCTGTCCCATGGAGCGGCTGCTAGCGATGACGTTTACCAGCGAGTAACCGTCCCACAGCTTGTACGTATTGATAGGACACTCGGGGATGGTGACCTTCTGCGAGTGACGGGCAAAGAGGTATCCCAAGTTCtttggcggtggtggaggtgcGGCCGGATCGCCCGGCATACCTGGCAATCCCGGCAGACCTTCGATACCGTTACGTCCCGGTGGGCCAGCAATACCTTGCTCACCCTTGAGGCCAACCTCGCCAGTTGCGCCCTCCTCTCCTTGCAACCCTTGCAAACCCTTCGGACCACGCATTCCTGGGTAGCCTGGCGGTCCAATGTCTCCTTCGTCGCCTGGTTCACCGCGTACACCGGGAGTACCTCGATCACCGGGTTGCGTTGGACGCCAGTTCGAGAGTGGAGGCAGATCGCCCACCTCTCCCTTCATACCCTTCAGCCCAACCAAACCGTGGTAACCTTCCAGTCCTTCCTCTCCCTGCTGTCCCTTAGGTCCGGACAGGCCACTCAACCCAGGCAGTCCCGGTAATCCTCGATCGCCCGGGAAGCCTGGTGGACCGGGCATACCTTCCAATCCTGGCAGACCGTCATCACCAATATCACCCCGGAAACCAGGCATAATCGGACCGATACTACCGGCCATTCCTCGCGGTCCGGGAGGTCCCATCACACCGTCTAATCCTGGCAATCCAGGCAATCCATCCTGTCCTGGTGCTCCTTCGAAACCAATCTCACCCTTTCTTCCCTTCAACGCACCATTTACGAAGCCTGGCTGACCTTGCGGACCCGCTCGTCCATAGGCACCATATTCGCCTGGTGCTCCCTTGTTACCCGGAAGTCCCGGACGTCCCGTCAGTCCATCGTAACCAGCTTCTCCCTGATCGCCGCGTTCGGGCCGAGACACTAGCTCGCCGGGCAGTCCCTTCATACCTGGATCTCCGCGCTGACCCTTCGGTCCGTCGTTTCCTTCCCGGCCAACCTCGCCGACAAATCCTGGTAATCCCTGATCACCTTTACGGCCCGGGTAGCCTCGTTGTCCCTTAAGGCCGGGAGGTCCTTCATCACCTTCCAGGCCTTCCGGTGCGGGGTCTCCTTGGTCACCTTGCTGTGCCGAGCGCTGCAACACGTTACCTGGTATTCCGGGCAAACCAGGATCACCTTCAAGTCCTGGCAATCCGGTAGGACCTACCAGACCAACATCTCCGCGCATACCCTTCAGCCCGACGAATCCCTGTGGACCATCGTCGCCTGGTTCTCCTGTTTCACCGCGCGATCCTTGTTCACCCCGTAGACCGACCGGTCCGCGAGGTCCCGGACGTCCCGGCCGCCCAGCAATGCCCGGATATCCATCGCGTCCCTTATCCCCGGAAATTCCCTTCGGtccaaacacaccaacatcACCACGCTCACCCTTCGCTCCCGGTCGGCCAGGAATGCCTGGGAATCCTGGTGCACCCTTCTGTCCCTTTACTCCTTGGTAACCGTCAATCACCTGTCCGGCGTCTCCTTCCTCACCCTTTCGGCCCATCATTCCAGGTCGTGCGTTGTATCCGGGCGGGCCCATCACTCCAGCCTCTCCCATCTCTCCCTTCATGCCGCTGAACGATGCACTACCCTTCCGGCCACGTGGTCCCACGTCACCGAAATCACCACGCTCTCCTTTCCGTCCAGGGACTCCATTACGGCCAGGGAATCCCATATCTCCCGGATCACCTGTCGGTCCTTTCGGTCCTCGCACTCCCGGCATTCCACGCGCACCGGTCAGGCCTGGATGTCCCTGATCACCAAGGAAACCGCGCTCTCCTAGTTCACCCTCCTCGCCCATATCGCCCATCCGTCCCTGGAGACCTCGCTCACCCGGCAATCCATCGTCTCCCGGCAGTCCAGGCAATCCATCGCGGCCGATCTCTCCTCGCTCGCCCTTCGGACCGGGGAACCCTTCCATGCCTGGTTCTCCCCGGTCGCCCTTATCGCCGTACGGTGCCTGCAAACCATCGCGTCCCGGCAATCCTGGCAATCCACGATCACCATAGATGATGTCTCCCATCTGACCCTTATTGCCACGTAGGCCAGGTGCACCGAACGGTCCTGGATCGCCCCGCTCGCCTTTTACTCCCGGTTCACCGGATATTCCGCGAATGCCTTCCGGTCCCTTGAAACCTTTCTCTCCGATCTCACCGTAAAAGCCGCCCTCGCCTTCCACGCCCTTTTCGCCCATTAGTATCGGTCGACCTGGGTCACCTCGTTGACCACGTAGTCCCTGCAGTCCAGGTATTCCATCCGGTCCGGGTAGTCCATCGTCGCCGGGCATACCAGCTGGTCCATGATCTCCGATCACACCGTAGTAGCCCTTGTATCCTTCCGGTCCTTGAATGCTGAGACCCGGTAAACCGGCCGGTCCATCTAGGCCACGCAATCCGTGCAAACCCATCTCACCCTTGTAGCCCTTTTCACCCTTTGGTCCGGGGTCTCCCAGTACACCTTTCACACCCTTTGCACCCGCGATGCTGTACGTCATCTCGGACATTGCACCCGGCTCACCACGATCGCCCTGGTCACCGCGCTCTCCTTTGGCACCTCTGTCGGAGGGAAGAAAACATCCATAAAGTTAATTTCCATTTACACGTCCTGTTTACGTTCCAGAACTCACTTGTCACCCACTATACCAGGCGTGCCACGAATTGACCAGATATTGTACTCGTTTACATAAGCATTACGACCAGGCATGCCATCGCGACCATCTATACCCGGCAACCCATCCTGTCCAGGGCGTCCCGGTTCACCATCGTCACCGTACTCGCCCGGTTCACCAGGTCGTCCCGGGTATCCAACAGCGCCATAATCGCCCAAATCTCCTGGCACGCCCTGGTCACCCCGCTGTCCCATATCTCCTCGGTCGCCGAGTTCGGGTGTCAGGTCGACAAAATCTCTCGCTCGCCGAATGACACCCGGTCGTCCCGGTTCACCCGGTGCGCCACGTTCTCCAAAGTCACCACGTTCACCTGAATGAGAATAAAAACACGGGTTTAAAAACAATGCACCGATTCCGGATAGATGATCACAACTCACCTTTCCGACCGAGTAAACCCCTTAGACCTTGCTTTCCCGGTGTGCCCTGGTAGCCGCGTGGACCAGGCAGTCCACGATTACCATCGTACCCGTCAAGTCCAGGACGTCCAATATCACCATCCTCACCCTTAACGCCTTTCGGGCCGGGAGGGCAAGTGCCACAATCCTCTCCGCGGAAACCCTTGTCACCTTTCGGACCGTTGTAACCGTTAAAGCCCAAATCGCCAGGTGGCCCATCCCGGCCAGGAAATCCGGCCGGTCCCTGTGGTCCGGTGATGTTAACACCGATACCAGGCAAACCTTTGTCGCCGGGTTCACCAGCATCACCCTGGTCACCCTTCTCACCAAAATCTCCATTCAATCCGTTCGTACCTGGTTCACCTTTCGGTCCCTGCAGATTACGGCCCGGGAATCCAACCTGACCCTTCGGACCGGCGTTGCCCGGTGTACCACGAGCGCCTACCAATCCCGGTTGACCTGACTCACCATCGTCACCACGCTGCCCGGGAG encodes the following:
- the LOC126565424 gene encoding thioredoxin reductase-like selenoprotein T homolog CG3887 → MLRSLVRSHFKLLTAILLAGLAVSLVEGEKEIPLTKFSQDVGGYGATMTFLYCYSCGYRKAFDDYYNIIREKYPEITIRGGNYDPSGFNMLLSKVLLVTKLLLIAALMSNYDIGRYIGNPFAGWWRWCFNNKLYASMMIFFLGNTLEAQLISSGAFEITLNDVPVWSKLETGRFPAPQEMFQIIDNHLQFANKIEPNPDFVK
- the LOC126563771 gene encoding collagen alpha-5(IV) chain, translated to MLRPADPTLPGGLETKDTVHRRRRSSVRSVSLCVTLFLTCLLQLVQPSTAAVCNQTVCDCKGLKGYQGQMGPHGVPGQSGDPGDFGPDGPPGLRGDVGNRGEIGTSGPKGYRGDSGERGPMGAPGYAGLPGEPGYRGPFGIDGCNGTDGAMGPPGYPGIPGERGPQGPPGALGPRGDSGEGGINSKGTKGDRGVAGVPGVPGLPGWQGGRGADGFDGETGPPGDDGLPGPKGERGEQSDDFCPGEPGDPGEPYHYWGGKNETVSRGMPGPKGDRGLDGMPGMPGMKGDSGMQGERGQKGFKGEEGKFGDRGKQGKEGPPGAPGEKGEKGAPGYAGLDGMPGDKGPSGDDGRPGLPGVQGPPGPKGEYRPELAPIVIGPQGPQGDIGPPGRPGNVGIPGNKGLRGPMGPPGPPGDPGLNGRQGPKGISPPGQRGDDGESGQPGLVGARGTPGNAGPKGQVGFPGRNLQGPKGEPGTNGLNGDFGEKGDQGDAGEPGDKGLPGIGVNITGPQGPAGFPGRDGPPGDLGFNGYNGPKGDKGFRGEDCGTCPPGPKGVKGEDGDIGRPGLDGYDGNRGLPGPRGYQGTPGKQGLRGLLGRKGERGDFGERGAPGEPGRPGVIRRARDFVDLTPELGDRGDMGQRGDQGVPGDLGDYGAVGYPGRPGEPGEYGDDGEPGRPGQDGLPGIDGRDGMPGRNAYVNEYNIWSIRGTPGIVGDKGAKGERGDQGDRGEPGAMSEMTYSIAGAKGVKGVLGDPGPKGEKGYKGEMGLHGLRGLDGPAGLPGLSIQGPEGYKGYYGVIGDHGPAGMPGDDGLPGPDGIPGLQGLRGQRGDPGRPILMGEKGVEGEGGFYGEIGEKGFKGPEGIRGISGEPGVKGERGDPGPFGAPGLRGNKGQMGDIIYGDRGLPGLPGRDGLQAPYGDKGDRGEPGMEGFPGPKGERGEIGRDGLPGLPGDDGLPGERGLQGRMGDMGEEGELGERGFLGDQGHPGLTGARGMPGVRGPKGPTGDPGDMGFPGRNGVPGRKGERGDFGDVGPRGRKGSASFSGMKGEMGEAGVMGPPGYNARPGMMGRKGEEGDAGQVIDGYQGVKGQKGAPGFPGIPGRPGAKGERGDVGVFGPKGISGDKGRDGYPGIAGRPGRPGPRGPVGLRGEQGSRGETGEPGDDGPQGFVGLKGMRGDVGLVGPTGLPGLEGDPGLPGIPGNVLQRSAQQGDQGDPAPEGLEGDEGPPGLKGQRGYPGRKGDQGLPGFVGEVGREGNDGPKGQRGDPGMKGLPGELVSRPERGDQGEAGYDGLTGRPGLPGNKGAPGEYGAYGRAGPQGQPGFVNGALKGRKGEIGFEGAPGQDGLPGLPGLDGVMGPPGPRGMAGSIGPIMPGFRGDIGDDGLPGLEGMPGPPGFPGDRGLPGLPGLSGLSGPKGQQGEEGLEGYHGLVGLKGMKGEVGDLPPLSNWRPTQPGDRGTPGVRGEPGDEGDIGPPGYPGMRGPKGLQGLQGEEGATGEVGLKGEQGIAGPPGRNGIEGLPGLPGMPGDPAAPPPPPKNLGYLFARHSQKVTIPECPINTYKLWDGYSLVNVIASSRSMGQDLGTAGSCLRRFSTMPFMFCDINNVCNYASNNDDTIWLATPEPMPMSMAPIPADQVERYISRCSVCESNTRVMALHSQSMSIPDCPEGWEELWLGYSYAMHTSDNSGGFGQDFVSPGSCMEEFRPQPVIECHGHGTCNFYDGISSFWLTIIEDDMQFNRPQQMTLKAHQTSKVSRCIVCRRKAGIMRALHGGSSITASALRRPETATVTRPLYPPAPLPPAVPRRRVSPGRQRNRNRNYQG